The Kosmotoga arenicorallina S304 genome contains a region encoding:
- a CDS encoding GrpB family protein translates to MSETDPIIIVPYDSRWPEAFILEQKRIKALLGAEVRIEHIGSTSVANLCAKPIIDIMIGIESLDNAKKYIRALEKLDYTYVPEYEAELPERRYFEKKGFHIHMVEFDRDFWKSHIFFRDFLRTHTDLAREYCKLKKRLAIAHTNEREKYTKAKEPFIQKVLKNMYRKGESSK, encoded by the coding sequence GTGTCTGAAACGGATCCTATAATAATAGTTCCATATGACAGCCGTTGGCCAGAAGCCTTCATTTTAGAGCAAAAAAGGATTAAAGCACTTCTGGGAGCAGAGGTTCGTATCGAACACATCGGCAGCACCTCTGTCGCCAACCTCTGTGCCAAACCAATAATAGATATAATGATAGGGATCGAGTCCCTCGACAATGCAAAGAAATACATAAGAGCTCTTGAAAAGCTCGATTATACATATGTTCCGGAATATGAGGCTGAATTGCCCGAGCGCAGATATTTTGAAAAGAAAGGATTTCACATACATATGGTGGAATTCGATAGGGATTTCTGGAAAAGCCACATATTTTTCAGAGATTTCCTCCGCACACATACAGATCTTGCCAGAGAATACTGCAAACTCAAGAAAAGATTAGCAATTGCACATACAAATGAGCGCGAAAAATACACAAAGGCAAAGGAGCCTTTTATACAAAAAGTGCTTAAAAACATGTATAGAAAAGGAGAATCCAGCAAATGA